The proteins below come from a single Mesobacillus jeotgali genomic window:
- a CDS encoding AAA family ATPase, whose protein sequence is MKPLKLTMQAFGPYAGTETIDFKQLENRTMFVISGKTGSGKTTIFDGISYAIYGKASGEDRNGPDLRSQFAEDELLTEVTLEFSLRQKTYRITRSPQQERKKKSGEGTTNVGAKAEFYLIDENGELQLLASNVREVDEKIKEI, encoded by the coding sequence ATGAAACCTCTGAAACTGACGATGCAGGCTTTCGGGCCATATGCCGGTACGGAAACGATAGATTTTAAGCAGCTTGAGAACAGGACAATGTTTGTTATTTCGGGTAAAACTGGATCTGGAAAGACAACCATTTTTGACGGCATCAGTTACGCGATATACGGCAAGGCAAGCGGTGAGGACCGTAATGGCCCCGATCTGCGGAGCCAATTTGCTGAAGATGAGTTATTGACTGAAGTTACTCTTGAATTTTCATTGCGTCAAAAGACGTACCGGATTACAAGGTCTCCGCAGCAGGAGAGGAAAAAGAAATCTGGTGAAGGAACAACCAATGTCGGTGCCAAGGCAGAATTTTATCTGATCGACGAAAATGGAGAACTGCAGCTGCTTGCATCAAATGTTCGCGAAGTGGATGAAAAGATCAAGGAGATATGA